The genomic window AATATAAATTAGTACCTATTATAAACATTCTATATTCATGAATCAATTTTATAGAAGTATTTTAAATATTTTACAAAGTGTATAAACATTACTTACCAATACAAAAACTTGAAAAGATTTCACCAAGTAAATCATCAGATGTAAACTCTCCGGTGATTGAGTTTAGATATTCTTGAACTATTAGAAGTTCTTCAGCAAGAAGCTCACCATTACCAAGGTTTAGCTGATCTTTTGCTAGGTTAATATGCTCATAAGCATTATTTATAGCATCAACATGGCGCTCTCTTGCTGTATAAATACTTTCATTTTGAGCAGTGTAACCAACTTTTTTAAGTATATGTTTCTTTAATTTATCTACACCAATATTGTGTTCAGCAGATATATATATATGATTGTCATCATTTCTAGGTGTTTGTTTCAGTAAATCAATTTTATTATGGACGAAAGTTATGTCTATATCTTTAGGTATTTGATTATAAAACTCAGGGATAATATCTTTGATATCACTGAACTTAACATTGCTATTAGTATAATCATCTGTCACAAACAAAACTTGGTCGGCTTCTTGGATTTTCTTAATAGCTCTTTTTATACCTTCACTTTCAATTAAGTCATCACTATTTCTAAGCCCAGCAGTATCTATAATGTGCATTGGCACACCATCTATTTGAATATGTTCTTTAACTATATCACGAGTAGTTCCTGCAATAGAGGTGACAATAGCAGTATCTTTACCTGCTAAAGCATTCAATAAGCTAGACTTACCAGCGTTTGGTTTACCAACTAATATAAGAGTTATTCCTTCTGTGAGAAGAGCTCCTTGCTTGGTACTATTTTTTACATCAAGTATTTTTGTGTAGATACTATTAAGGCTGTCATGTATTTTTTTATCTTGCAAAAAGTCAATTTCTTCTTCTGGAAAGTCTATAGATGCTTCAACATACATTCTCAAATAAATAAGTTTTTCTAATAAGGAATTTATTTCTTTTGAAAAATCACCCTGTAATGATTTTGCTGCAGACTTTGCAGCTATTTCAGATGAAGCGTTGATAATATCTGCAACTGCTTCAGCCTGAGTTAGGTCTAGTTTATTGTTTAAGAAAGCACGCTCGGTAAATTCACCAGCCTTTGCCATTCTAGCACCAAGTTCTACAGTTGCTTTTATAATTAGGTTAAGTATAAAAGAGTTACCATGTGCTTGGATTTCAACGACATCTTCACCAGTATAAGAAAATGGAGATTCAAAAAATATAGCAATACCATTGTCTATAATCTCATCACCATGAAAAAGATTACTAAAAGTTGCATATCTAGGACTAAGTTTTTTTTGAGTAAGATTGTTAGATATTTCTAAGGCTTTAGGCCCTGAAATTCTAATGATGCCAATTCCACCATTACCTTGAGGAGTTGCGATAGCAACTATAGTGTCTTTACTGTACATTGAGATTAGTGTAACTGTTGGTTGTTTTGATTATCTTGAGTGAATGAGTTTTCATCTTCTTGATCAATTACTCTACCTTTTTTACCTTTGGCATTTTTAAAGAAATCAGGGTTTTGTTTCATAATCTTCCTTTTAACAACAAGAGAGAAAATCATGAAAAATATTATTATAAATACAAAAAATGGTGCAAGTAGAATAAAAGCAAATATTCCTATGGCAATCATAAGAGCAGAGCTTAGAATTTGTTTTACATTTAGGTTCATGGCTTTTAATTGTAGCGTTTAGCTTGTATAATGATTTTACAAGTATATCACTTCGGTGAATATTTTAAATAGGTCGGTTACAAAACTTTAAGCTGACTAAATCTAAAAAAAACATGGAGATTTTATATGAATATACAAATTACTGGAAGACATGTAGAAGTTACAGAAGCGATTAAAAACTTTGTGGATGAGAAAATAGGAAAAGTTAGCCAATATTTTGATAACATAACATCTTCAAAAGTTATATTGTCTGTAGAAAAAGATACTCAAGTTGCAGAGGTTATTATTACAGTTCCAGGATCGGAGTTTGTTGCAAAAGCTGATGATAAGGATTTATATACTGCTATTGACTTAGTGGAAGATAAAATTGCTCGTCAATTAAGAAAGCACAAAAATAAGCTTAGAACAAACCACGGTGAATAGTATCATTCATAATTATTTATTTAATCTTACATTATTTTCAAATGAATCTTCGATCTCTTCTTAATAAAAAAAATATTAGTTTAAATCTTAATATAGAATCTAAGAAGAGGCTTGTAGAGCTTTTTGCTAATAGGTTAGCGACTAATTATGAAAATGTTGAAGAAGATAATGTTTTAAGTAATTTATATAAAAGAGAAAGGATTGGCTCAACATATATAGGCAAGAATATCTATATGCCTCATTGTAAGGTTGATGGATTAATTACTACGAAAATTGTGATTTTCACATTAAAAAATAGTTATTATGATGATTCTGTTGACGATCATATAAAAACGGCTGTAGGTGTGTTTTTCCCACATAAAACTTCGGAAATTCATACTGAGCTTTTAAAGCAATTAGCTCATTTTTTCAAAAAAACAGATATATTAGACAATCTTGAGCAGATAAAAGATATAGATACTCTATTTAAACTAATTATAAAAGATAGTGATAATGACTAATAACTCAAAAAATATACTAAATAATATCCGTATTGTTCTAGTTGAACCATCACATAACGGTAATGTTGGATCAACAGCTAGAGCAATGTTAAATATGGGACTTACTGATTTATACTTAGTAAATCCTCGTAAGCCTATTGATGATGAAGCTATTGCATTATCTTGTCATGCGACAGAGGTTATTAAAAATGCGACAGTTACACAATCATTAGAGCAAGCTTTGGAAGATGTTGATTTTGTTGTCGGAACTAGTGCTAGAGTTAGGAGAGTGTCTTTACCAATCGAGTCAATCTCAACTGTAGCATCTAGTGTTTTAGATAGAATTAATACATCAAATCATAAAATTGCAATTCTATTTGGACGTGAAAGAACAGGACTTTTAAATGAAGAGCTATTGATGAGTAACGTTCATGCTTATATTCCATCTAATGAAGGATATACATCTCTAAATCTCGCTCAAGCTGTGCAACTAGTAGCTTATGAGATTTTTAAGCAAAGTATACTTTGTACAGATTCAAAAGAAGTGCCTGAATATAATCATTTACATAAAACTGCAAGCGTTAATGAAAGACAAGGGCTTTATGATCACTTTGAGAATACAATGGTAGATTCGGGGTTTTTAGATAGTGATAATCCAGGTCATGTGATGGATAAGCTTAAAAGACTATTTCAGCGTACAGATTTAGAGTCGCAAGAAATAAATATTCTAAGAGGCTTTTTAAGCTCCCTAAATACTAAGGAAGACAAGTGATAATCCTAGGTATAGATGAAGCAGGCAGGGGACCTTTATCTGGCCCTGTAGTAGTTGCAGGTGTTATTTTGAACCCAGATGAACCAATAGATGGCCTTGGAGATTCTAAAAAACTAAGTGAAAAGAAACGTCATATTTTGTATCATGAAATAATAGCTAAAGCTAAAGCATATTCGATAGTGGAGATTTCACCAGCAGAAATAGATAAGTTAAACATTCTTCAAGCTACACTAACAGGCATGAAAAGAGTTGCTGATAATCTAAAGGGGCAGTTCGATAAAGTGCTAGTTGATGGTAATAAACTGCCAAAATGGGACTATACTTCTGAGGCTATAGTAAAGGGTGATTCAAAGGTTCAAGAAATATCTGCAGGATCAATATTGGCGAAAGTTTATCGAGATAACATCTGTTTGTTACATGATACAATATATCCTGAATATGGTTTTGCAAGACATAAAGGGTATCCAACTAAAGAGCATCTAGCTAATATTAAAAAATTTGGCATTATAGATATATATAGAAAAAGTTATAAACCCATATTTGAGCTACTAGAAAAAAATAAATTATAATTCTTTACAGGGTGAGTAAGTAATATGTTGTATAAATCTGAAAATATCCAAATAAGAAATGCAAATAGAGATGATATAAAATTCATTCTGGAGTTGGAAGGTGCTCCTAAAAATTCTTTATATATTGGTCAGTGGGACTATAAACAGCACATTCTAGCATTGGAAAGTGAAGATATTAAATATTTTATTATTCAAAATGATTTATCTCAAAAATGTGGTTATGCAATATTAACTGATTTGCAGAATAATAATAACTCTATTCATATTAAAAGAATTGCTATCGATCCTTTAAAGAGTAATAAGGGATATGGAAAAAAAGCTTTTAAACTAATATTAGATTGGATTTTTGAAAACACTCAAGCACACAGAGTATGGTTGGATGTTAAAGACTTTAATGCTAGGGCTATTCATATATATCAATCTAACGGGTTTGTAATAGAAGGTATTTTAAGAGATTGTGAGTTTAGCAATCTCAAAAAAGAATATGAATCATTTTATATAATGTCTATACTCCGAAGAGAATATGAAGAATTAAAATGTGAATGTGCAAAGTCAGTCAAAAAATAAATATAAAAGACAATAGGCTTTCATTATTATGTTAAGTTACTATAGTGGATTTAGTTTAAAACAATAAGTTAGGTTTTAGATGTCTGAAAAAAAATTTGAGCAATATTACACTGCAGGTAAAAATTTAGGCTTATTTACTTTAACAGCTACTCTTGTGATGACAGAGCTTAATACTTCGACCTTGATAGGCTTTTCTAGCTTAGGTTATATTTATGGTTTATCTGCTATTTCTTTGGGCTTAGTTTTTCTTTTTGGCTTGCTATTTTATGCTATTGTTGCTGCAAAGAAATGGAAAAATTTTAATGCAATAAGTGTTACAGAGTTTTTCTCAAAACGCTATAATGCTAAGTATGCTTTATTCGTAGCTGTATGTTTGTGGGTCGCGATGTTAGGCTTTGGAGCTAACTTTATTCACTCTATAACTATTTGTTTGAATGAAGTATTTCCAGAATACAATAAGTGGCTCTTAAGTGGTGTAGCCTGTTTAGTTATGGGATTATTTACTATCAAAGATGGATTAAAAGCTATCGTAAAGATAGATAGAATTAGTTTTGTTTTTTGCTTTTTGTTTTTTCTATATCTATTTTATAGTATGTACAATATGAGTTTTGAAACACTAACTACTCAAAATAATCCAAGTGTTGCTATACCAAAATCCTTTATACTTTCATTAACAATAATTACAGCTTTTACATATATATTGTCACCATGGTATGGGCAAAAAATATTTTCAGCTAAATCACCTAGGGTTGCATTTTATTCTGTTGTTTTAACATCTTTTATAGTTGGCGGTTTATACGCTATAGCAGTATTTGCAACTGCTCAGTACAGAGAAGTTACTTTAGGAATAAATCCAGATTCGGCACTAATAAGCTTGGTTACACAATTGTTTCCTTTTTATGTGCAGTTTATGTTTTATGTGCTTTTGTTTTTTATAGCTTTAACAACAATTGCTGCTTTATGGAATACTATGGCATCAGTATTTTTTGCTCATGTGTCAGGAGTTAGAAGTACAAAGAAAAGTATAATAGTTGTGATTACTATAGCTTTACTGAGCTATGTTATTGCAAATGGTTTTATAGACCAAGTTTTAGATAAAATGCTGCTTTTCAATATCCCAATAGCAGCATTAGCTTTTAGTTTACTGTATGGTTTTTATGGTAGCAAATCAAACTTAGTAGGAGCAATATTAAGTACCGTTGTAGGCATTATAAGCTCATTGATATGTTATTTACTTTTAGATCAAGAAACATTTGTGCTTTATTGGGCTGTATTATGTATACCACTTAGCTTTATATTTGGATATTTACCCACATTTTTTATAAATATAAATACTAAGTAAGTATGAAACTCTTGGATACTTTATTTACTAACTAAAATTATGTACCAGATTTATATTTAGTGCATAAAATGAGTTAGTAAGAAAAGAATAAAGTTATTTTAGAGTATGGATATCAATCAAAAGATAAGACATTAGCTTCTTCAGTTTCTCCTATTTTTTTAGGGTTAACTGATTCATCATCTTCACCTTCATTCACACTGATCCCATAGCCAAATTCACGAGCATATATGCCTTGCTCTGTTTCTCTTGAGAAAACTTCAAGAATAGCTTCTACTGGTATTACAAGAGACATCAGTTCACCATCGAATGTTGCATCAAAAGTGATTTGCGTATCGCTGATGTTTGTATTTAGAATAGCTTGAGGGGATAAATCAAGAAGAATTTTTTTATCCTCATCAATATAGTTTGCAGGGACTATTACACCTTCATATTCGGTATCAACTAAAACATATGGTGTAAAACCATGATCTACTAACCAATTATATGTAGCCTTAACTACATAAGATCTAAGCATAGCCATAATTAAGCTCCTTCTTTGATTGTCTTTATGAAGTTTGGTTCATTAAAAAGATCTTTTATCTCGGCAATGAGATTTTTATCTTTTGTTGGTATAGCTATTTTTAATTTAATAAAATAATAAAAAATAAAAGTTATTATCAGTGTTAAAACATTAACATTTTGAGCATCAGGATTGCTTTCTGCGTTAATTTCTCTTTCACTGACAACAGTCTTATAGGTACTTACAAGATCTTTTTGCATTACTTTTTTTATTTCATTAGCTTCTTCTTCACTTAAATTTTGTTCAGAGAGCTTAACTATATTTTGAAGATATTTTTTGTTCACATATTCAAGAAGTATACGCGCATTAGCTCGTTGTTTCGGAAATACTGGAAACATTGGAGGAAATGGGTATAAGTCTTCTACGGCCTCAATAAGTACTGCAAGTCTATATACTGCAAACTCATCAGTTGTTAGAGTAGGGATGTTGCAATTTGGAGTAATGATATTTAGTTCTTCAAGGTGCTTAGAGTTTTCTTCTTTAGAAACATCAATAAACTCAGCATTAGCTCCTTTGATAAGAAGAATCGTGCGCACTATATCGCTATAGATATCATCCTTTTTTGTGTATAAAACCAAAGGTTTATCCTCCTAGTAAATAATAAAAAGAATAGATATTGAAAAAATAATATAATAGATATATTAACGCTTAGAGAACTGTCTTCTTCTACGAGCTTTTCTAAGACCAGGTTTTTTACGCTCAACTTTACGAGAATCACGAGTTACAAAGCCAGCTTCACGAAGAGAAGGTTTAAGATCTTCATCAAACTCAATAAGAGCTCTAGTTACACCAAGGCGAATTGCACCAGCTTGACCAGTAGTACCACCACCTTTAACTGTTACTTTGAAGTCAAAGTTTTCAGCATTTTCAGTAAGAACTAGAGGTTGCTTAACAATCATGCAATCAGTTTCACGACATAAATACTGCTCTAATGGAAGACCATTAACGATAAATTGACCAGTACCTTTTTTCATAAATACACGAGCTACAGAACTTTTGCGACGACCTGTACCATAATTATAATCTGACATTTTTACCATCCTTTATTTAAATTGTGTGAGCTTTTGGTTGTTGAGCAGTATGTGGGTGATTTTCACCAGCATATACTTTTAACTTTTTGTACATAGCACGACCAAGAGGTGTTCTTGGCAACATACCTTTAACAGCTTTTTCAATAGCTCTTTCTGGATGGCTTGCGATTAGTTTATCAAATGATATAGATTTAATACCACCGATAAAACCAGTATGATGATAATAAGTTTTATCTTTTCTTTTGTTACCAGTTACAGCTACTTTTTCAGCATTTACGATAATAACATAATCACCTGTATCCATATGTGGAGTATATTCAGGTTTGTTTTTACCTCTTAAGACCATAGCAACTTCTGTAGCTAGACGACCTAAAGTTTTATCTGTAGCATCAATCAAAAGCCATTCTCTTTTGATGTCTGATGGTTTTGCAGTAAACGTTTTCATCTTTTTTCCTTTGATTTATTGTTGTCAATTACTCAGTTTTAGCAAAAAATTTATTACTTGCAAGTTTATAAGCTTGCGTCCATTGAATTTTTTAGCACACCATATATTACATTTTTTTAGTCTGACTATCAAGTAATTAGGTGTTTTTGTTGCAGATAAGTTTACTTGCTTGGTAGTTTGATCTTCTGATACAATTTTCAATAGCTAATCTATCAAAGAAATTCCCCGTTATAAAAAGATTTTTATGTTTTGTAAGAGCATCCTCTAAATCTTTTATGAAAATATCATGGTTTTTGTTATAACAAGGGAGTGAATTCTGTTTTGTATGAGAGTGAATTATGTCCTTTGTTGATATGCCCAATACACCTGCAGCTTTATTTCTAATATTTTTCATTTCTAGGTTAGGCTGTGATTTACAGTGAAATACAATAGCTCTTAGATTTGGATGCTTAATTACATCGCGAGATACAGCGGAGTAGAAAAATTGTTCTTTACCTATCAAGCCAGCAATGTTTTTTATGTGCTTCAACTTATCTTTTGATACTACTATGCCAATGCTTGTTAGATGAGACATTTTAGGGGAGTATTGGTGGCTTGCTATGCTTGGTAATATTTCAGAAATTAGATTTTTAGTTATATTCCATGGAGTTGCTAAACAAATATTTTTCGCGTTGTAGGTGGCGTTGTTTGTTGTTATTATCCATTGTTTGTCATCAGTTTGAGATATTTTAAAAACTTCTCCTTTAACTAAGTTGACATTAGAGTTTTTAAATAAGTTAGATAATCCATCTTTAAAGGTAAAGCTTCTTGGGAAAGATGTATCTCGATCATATTTTTTAAATAAATATTTCATAGGGAAATCATCGCTATCTTGTGATAGCACAGCACTAAAACAATATTTAAAAGTATTATCGTAGTTCTTTTTGCCAAAAACTTGGGAAGCATACTGTTTTACAGTTTTGTCATCTTTTGAGATTTTTCTATTAAATATATAGCTTGGAACCAGAGTTAAGTAGTTGAGGTTGCTGAAAATGCTCTGGATTTGGTTTGTGGGCATTACCATTAAAAATGGTAGTTTTTTACGAGTAGCAATATCTTGCTGTATTTTGTTTTTCTTAATAAACTCTATGGTGTCTGAATAGGAGTTATATATTGTGTGGGCACCCATTTCAAACCAAAGGTCGTTGTATTTAGCGCTATAAATACATCCACCTATTTGCTCTTTTTCAATTACTATATTTTCAATGTTTTTTTTGGTAAGTTTTTGAGAAAAGCTTACACCGGATATACCTCCGCCGAGAATAACAGTATTAATTTTTATCATCTTTGCCTATATTTTCTTTGTTTGGGAGTAGAATCCATAATTTGCCTTCATTATTCATATGACCAGCATTGTATTCGGCTTGTTTACCGTGTCCCCAAAAGACATCTCCTCGGACAGCACCTAAAATTGCTCCACCAGTATCTTGGGCTATCATAAGCCTATTTAACGGAGATGTTTCTTCATGATTATTTTTGTAATAGTTTGTTTCGAGCCACATTGGAACTCCATAAGAATGAAATTTATCATCTATGGCTAGTGAGTAACCAGGAGTAAGCTCAACACCTTGAGCGCCAATTGCATTTTTGGCATTTAGATATCTAAAGAATACAAATGAAGGATCATAATTTAAAACTTTGTCAATTTGTCCCTTATTGTTTGATAGCCACTCTTTAATAGATTGCATAGACATATCTTTTCTAGATATATAGTTCTTATCAAGGAGGTATCTACCAATAGGTTCATACTTATGACCATTTTGACTATCATAACCAACCAGTATATCTCCACTATCAGTCTCTATTCTTCCAGAGCCTTGTATTTGCAAGAATGTTCGATCAACTTTTGATTTAACCCAAACGAGTACATCTTTTTTGCTATAAAGGTTTCCCTTGGATATTTCTGCTCTAGTATAATATGGAATAAATTTATCTCCCTTATATCGGCCATATTTAAAATCATCACCATCAGGTATTTTCACTAAATCTTTTGGGGTTCTATATATTGGTACAGTATATTGGAGTGTCTTAACCAAGCTTCCTTTCATAGTTGGCTCATAGTAGCCTGTAAAAGTTCCTGTATCATCAGAATTGTAGATTATCTGAAAAGGGGTGAAGTTTTCTTCAAAAAAAAGTTTTGCTTCTCCTTTGCTCTTTAGCTTTGTTACTATAGCCTTGTTGCAAACACTAATCCAACTTTTATATTTTGGCTTATTTTCTTCTAGTATTTTTTTACATGACTTCTTAAATGCATTAAATGATTTAAGCTGATTAGCATTATCCCAGTTTTTAAAGTCAGCAAATGATTCTGGCTTATACGTTATTTTATGCGAATTTTTTTTAGTAGGTGTCTGTTCAGGTGGTTTTTTTTGTGAGAAAGTAGAGCAACTAGTAAGGCAGCTAGAAACAGTAATCGCAGTAGATACAAGTATACTTATCTTTTTAATAAGTTTCATTAGAACATTACCTTATAAATTTTCAATTTATTACTTGAAAAAACAGATGTTAAACACAATCTAGTAAATTGTAGTATTAACAGAACTAAAATAAAAGGCTAGTTTTATGAGCAATGAAAAAAAAGATAACTTAGAAGAAAAAATTCTTGAAACAGAACAAAAAGTAGAAGAGGTTAATGATGCAGGTTCTGATGTTTTAGTACAAGAACAGCTTGAAAAGGCAAATGAAAAAATTGAAAGTATGCAGGATGAATATATTTCAATGAAAGAAGAGGTTTTAAGAGCTGCTGCTGAAGTTGAGAATATTCGCAAAAGAGCTGAAAGAGATGTTGCTAATGCACGTAAGTTTGGTATTGAAAAGTTTGCAAAAGAGTTGATGCCTGTTACAGATAGTATTGATCAAGCCTTAAAGCATGAAGTAAAGCTTGAAGAAGCTGTTGCTATGAAAGAAGGTGTTGAAATGACGGCTAAGATGTTGATAGATGTTTTAAAGAAAAATGGCTTAGAAGAATTAAATCCTATGGGCGAAAAATTTGACCCAAATTTCCATGAAGCAATGGCAATGGTACCAAATCCAGAGTTTGAAGATAATACTGTTTTTGATGTTTTTCAGAAGGGGTATCTGCTAAATGGTCGTGTGGTTAGGGCAGCAAAAGTAATA from Francisella adeliensis includes these protein-coding regions:
- a CDS encoding RNA methyltransferase gives rise to the protein MTNNSKNILNNIRIVLVEPSHNGNVGSTARAMLNMGLTDLYLVNPRKPIDDEAIALSCHATEVIKNATVTQSLEQALEDVDFVVGTSARVRRVSLPIESISTVASSVLDRINTSNHKIAILFGRERTGLLNEELLMSNVHAYIPSNEGYTSLNLAQAVQLVAYEIFKQSILCTDSKEVPEYNHLHKTASVNERQGLYDHFENTMVDSGFLDSDNPGHVMDKLKRLFQRTDLESQEINILRGFLSSLNTKEDK
- a CDS encoding sodium:solute symporter family transporter, which encodes MSEKKFEQYYTAGKNLGLFTLTATLVMTELNTSTLIGFSSLGYIYGLSAISLGLVFLFGLLFYAIVAAKKWKNFNAISVTEFFSKRYNAKYALFVAVCLWVAMLGFGANFIHSITICLNEVFPEYNKWLLSGVACLVMGLFTIKDGLKAIVKIDRISFVFCFLFFLYLFYSMYNMSFETLTTQNNPSVAIPKSFILSLTIITAFTYILSPWYGQKIFSAKSPRVAFYSVVLTSFIVGGLYAIAVFATAQYREVTLGINPDSALISLVTQLFPFYVQFMFYVLLFFIALTTIAALWNTMASVFFAHVSGVRSTKKSIIVVITIALLSYVIANGFIDQVLDKMLLFNIPIAALAFSLLYGFYGSKSNLVGAILSTVVGIISSLICYLLLDQETFVLYWAVLCIPLSFIFGYLPTFFININTK
- the mltA gene encoding murein transglycosylase A, with amino-acid sequence MKLIKKISILVSTAITVSSCLTSCSTFSQKKPPEQTPTKKNSHKITYKPESFADFKNWDNANQLKSFNAFKKSCKKILEENKPKYKSWISVCNKAIVTKLKSKGEAKLFFEENFTPFQIIYNSDDTGTFTGYYEPTMKGSLVKTLQYTVPIYRTPKDLVKIPDGDDFKYGRYKGDKFIPYYTRAEISKGNLYSKKDVLVWVKSKVDRTFLQIQGSGRIETDSGDILVGYDSQNGHKYEPIGRYLLDKNYISRKDMSMQSIKEWLSNNKGQIDKVLNYDPSFVFFRYLNAKNAIGAQGVELTPGYSLAIDDKFHSYGVPMWLETNYYKNNHEETSPLNRLMIAQDTGGAILGAVRGDVFWGHGKQAEYNAGHMNNEGKLWILLPNKENIGKDDKN
- the rnhB gene encoding ribonuclease HII; translated protein: MIILGIDEAGRGPLSGPVVVAGVILNPDEPIDGLGDSKKLSEKKRHILYHEIIAKAKAYSIVEISPAEIDKLNILQATLTGMKRVADNLKGQFDKVLVDGNKLPKWDYTSEAIVKGDSKVQEISAGSILAKVYRDNICLLHDTIYPEYGFARHKGYPTKEHLANIKKFGIIDIYRKSYKPIFELLEKNKL
- the hpf gene encoding ribosome hibernation-promoting factor, HPF/YfiA family, which encodes MNIQITGRHVEVTEAIKNFVDEKIGKVSQYFDNITSSKVILSVEKDTQVAEVIITVPGSEFVAKADDKDLYTAIDLVEDKIARQLRKHKNKLRTNHGE
- the mnmE gene encoding tRNA uridine-5-carboxymethylaminomethyl(34) synthesis GTPase MnmE — encoded protein: MYSKDTIVAIATPQGNGGIGIIRISGPKALEISNNLTQKKLSPRYATFSNLFHGDEIIDNGIAIFFESPFSYTGEDVVEIQAHGNSFILNLIIKATVELGARMAKAGEFTERAFLNNKLDLTQAEAVADIINASSEIAAKSAAKSLQGDFSKEINSLLEKLIYLRMYVEASIDFPEEEIDFLQDKKIHDSLNSIYTKILDVKNSTKQGALLTEGITLILVGKPNAGKSSLLNALAGKDTAIVTSIAGTTRDIVKEHIQIDGVPMHIIDTAGLRNSDDLIESEGIKRAIKKIQEADQVLFVTDDYTNSNVKFSDIKDIIPEFYNQIPKDIDITFVHNKIDLLKQTPRNDDNHIYISAEHNIGVDKLKKHILKKVGYTAQNESIYTARERHVDAINNAYEHINLAKDQLNLGNGELLAEELLIVQEYLNSITGEFTSDDLLGEIFSSFCIGK
- the rpsI gene encoding 30S ribosomal protein S9 produces the protein MSDYNYGTGRRKSSVARVFMKKGTGQFIVNGLPLEQYLCRETDCMIVKQPLVLTENAENFDFKVTVKGGGTTGQAGAIRLGVTRALIEFDEDLKPSLREAGFVTRDSRKVERKKPGLRKARRRRQFSKR
- a CDS encoding NAD(P)-binding protein, with amino-acid sequence MIKINTVILGGGISGVSFSQKLTKKNIENIVIEKEQIGGCIYSAKYNDLWFEMGAHTIYNSYSDTIEFIKKNKIQQDIATRKKLPFLMVMPTNQIQSIFSNLNYLTLVPSYIFNRKISKDDKTVKQYASQVFGKKNYDNTFKYCFSAVLSQDSDDFPMKYLFKKYDRDTSFPRSFTFKDGLSNLFKNSNVNLVKGEVFKISQTDDKQWIITTNNATYNAKNICLATPWNITKNLISEILPSIASHQYSPKMSHLTSIGIVVSKDKLKHIKNIAGLIGKEQFFYSAVSRDVIKHPNLRAIVFHCKSQPNLEMKNIRNKAAGVLGISTKDIIHSHTKQNSLPCYNKNHDIFIKDLEDALTKHKNLFITGNFFDRLAIENCIRRSNYQASKLICNKNT
- the grpE gene encoding nucleotide exchange factor GrpE, with protein sequence MSNEKKDNLEEKILETEQKVEEVNDAGSDVLVQEQLEKANEKIESMQDEYISMKEEVLRAAAEVENIRKRAERDVANARKFGIEKFAKELMPVTDSIDQALKHEVKLEEAVAMKEGVEMTAKMLIDVLKKNGLEELNPMGEKFDPNFHEAMAMVPNPEFEDNTVFDVFQKGYLLNGRVVRAAKVIVVKN
- the mglB gene encoding transcriptional regulator MglB, whose protein sequence is MAMLRSYVVKATYNWLVDHGFTPYVLVDTEYEGVIVPANYIDEDKKILLDLSPQAILNTNISDTQITFDATFDGELMSLVIPVEAILEVFSRETEQGIYAREFGYGISVNEGEDDESVNPKKIGETEEANVLSFD
- a CDS encoding GNAT family N-acetyltransferase translates to MLYKSENIQIRNANRDDIKFILELEGAPKNSLYIGQWDYKQHILALESEDIKYFIIQNDLSQKCGYAILTDLQNNNNSIHIKRIAIDPLKSNKGYGKKAFKLILDWIFENTQAHRVWLDVKDFNARAIHIYQSNGFVIEGILRDCEFSNLKKEYESFYIMSILRREYEELKCECAKSVKK
- the mglA gene encoding transcriptional regulator MglA: MVLYTKKDDIYSDIVRTILLIKGANAEFIDVSKEENSKHLEELNIITPNCNIPTLTTDEFAVYRLAVLIEAVEDLYPFPPMFPVFPKQRANARILLEYVNKKYLQNIVKLSEQNLSEEEANEIKKVMQKDLVSTYKTVVSEREINAESNPDAQNVNVLTLIITFIFYYFIKLKIAIPTKDKNLIAEIKDLFNEPNFIKTIKEGA
- the rplM gene encoding 50S ribosomal protein L13, producing the protein MKTFTAKPSDIKREWLLIDATDKTLGRLATEVAMVLRGKNKPEYTPHMDTGDYVIIVNAEKVAVTGNKRKDKTYYHHTGFIGGIKSISFDKLIASHPERAIEKAVKGMLPRTPLGRAMYKKLKVYAGENHPHTAQQPKAHTI
- a CDS encoding PTS sugar transporter subunit IIA, which gives rise to MNLRSLLNKKNISLNLNIESKKRLVELFANRLATNYENVEEDNVLSNLYKRERIGSTYIGKNIYMPHCKVDGLITTKIVIFTLKNSYYDDSVDDHIKTAVGVFFPHKTSEIHTELLKQLAHFFKKTDILDNLEQIKDIDTLFKLIIKDSDND